The bacterium genome window below encodes:
- the dapF gene encoding diaminopimelate epimerase → MSRLRRHEYVKSHGLGNDYLVMDPRVLGVRLTPRVIRLICHRNLGVGSDGILTLEGSRRAEFGLRIFNPDGSEAEKSGNGIRIFAKCLWDHGYTRRREFRVDTKGGVVPVSLDVRRGRIRSITAGMGQATFRSREIPATGPDREILGERISVDGETLEVTVVSIGNPHCVVFVDDPGSVDLARLGAALEHHPMFPNRTNVQFVRIDSPSRVTIRIWERGAGETMASGSSSSAVVAACVRHGFTGRRVTVQSPGGRLRIAVEPDYFIHLTGPVEEVCRGTLSPDLLARLRGGPQ, encoded by the coding sequence ATGTCCCGACTGCGACGCCACGAGTATGTGAAGTCCCACGGCCTGGGCAACGACTACCTGGTGATGGACCCTCGCGTGCTCGGGGTGCGGCTGACACCGCGGGTGATCCGGCTGATCTGCCACCGCAACCTCGGCGTCGGCTCGGACGGCATCCTGACCCTAGAGGGGAGCCGCCGGGCGGAGTTCGGCCTGCGCATCTTCAACCCGGACGGGAGCGAGGCCGAGAAGAGCGGCAACGGCATTCGCATCTTCGCGAAGTGTCTGTGGGACCACGGCTACACGCGTCGGCGAGAGTTTCGCGTGGACACGAAGGGCGGAGTCGTGCCCGTCTCGCTCGACGTGCGTCGCGGACGCATCCGCTCGATTACGGCGGGTATGGGGCAGGCGACGTTTCGAAGCCGCGAGATTCCCGCGACCGGCCCCGACCGGGAGATCCTCGGCGAGCGGATCTCGGTGGACGGGGAGACCCTGGAGGTCACCGTGGTCTCGATCGGCAATCCCCACTGCGTCGTGTTCGTGGACGACCCCGGGTCGGTGGATCTCGCGCGCCTCGGCGCCGCGTTGGAGCACCACCCGATGTTCCCGAACCGCACGAACGTGCAGTTCGTCCGCATCGATTCGCCGAGCCGCGTCACGATCCGCATCTGGGAGCGGGGCGCGGGGGAGACCATGGCCTCCGGCAGCAGCTCCAGCGCGGTCGTGGCGGCGTGCGTCCGCCACGGTTTCACGGGGCGCCGGGTGACGGTTCAGAGTCCTGGCGGCCGGCTACGTATCGCGGTGGAGCCCGACTACTTCATTCACCTGACCGGCCCCGTCGAGGAGGTCTGCCGCGGCACGCTCAGCCCGGACCTCCTGGCTCGGCTTCGAGGAGGACCGCAATGA